One genomic region from Epinephelus moara isolate mb chromosome 8, YSFRI_EMoa_1.0, whole genome shotgun sequence encodes:
- the LOC126394846 gene encoding lymphocyte antigen 6G-like, giving the protein MKFYGALILFMTLSAACGLRCYFCKGKHCTTTMSCAFSTDSCTSFELDGVVYKGCIDHSACTGPIKCCDTDLCNSAVPTGSSVLLLLVSSGILTLFL; this is encoded by the exons ATGAAGTTTTATGGAGCTCTGATCCTGTTTATGACTCTGTCAGCAG cATGTGGATTGAGATGCTACTTTTGTAAAGGCAAACACTGCACAACCACGATGTCTTGTGCTTTCAGCACTGACAGTTGTACCTCCTTTGAGTTGGACG GTGTTGTCTACAAGGGTTGCATCGACCACTCTGCTTGTACTGGACCCATAAAGTGCTGTGACACGGACTTGTGTAACAGCGCTGTACCCACTGGTTCCagtgtcctcctcctgctggtATCTTCAGGCATCCTCACACTCTTTCTCTGA
- the LOC126394819 gene encoding lymphocyte antigen 6G-like produces MKFYGALILFMTLSAAWGLRCYICVGKPCKDTTTCPANMDRCTSFVLDGVVYKGCTNKASCVSPIKCCDTDLCNSAVPTGSSVLLLLVSSGIITLFL; encoded by the exons ATGAAGTTTTATGGAGCTCTGATCTTGTTTATGACTCTGTCAGCAG CATGGGGACTGAGATGCTACATATGTGTGGGAAAACCCTGCAAAGACACAACGACTTGTCCTGCAAACATGGACCGTTGTACCTCCTTTGTGTTGGACG GTGTTGTCTACAAAGGTTGCACCAACAAAGCTTCTTGTGTTAGTCCCATAAAGTGCTGTGACACAGACTTGTGTAACAGCGCTGTACCCACTGGTTCCagtgtcctcctcctgctggtATCTTCAGGCATCATCACACTCTTTCTCTGA